One Corythoichthys intestinalis isolate RoL2023-P3 chromosome 9, ASM3026506v1, whole genome shotgun sequence DNA window includes the following coding sequences:
- the mkrn2 gene encoding E3 ubiquitin-protein ligase makorin-2 isoform X2 has translation MSTKQVTCRYFLHGVCREGSRCMFSHDPSSSKPSTICKFYQRGVCAYGERCRYDHIKPSYRGGGGASDGKVGPGGGAPLRKPTRDAQGPLDGVFGGPPPLGPGPEASTASPHSYVDAIRTGLEASAPEQAPPQMGGAYRDFTQLCPYAAATGRCFYEGDCPYLHGDRCEVCRLPVLHPHDAEQRRAHEKMCMLAFERDMEKAFAAQLSQDKVCSICMEVVVQKAVPSERRFGILSACCHVFCLACIRQWRCTRNFSNKIIKSCPECRVVSEFVIPSVYWVEEQEDKDNLIELFKSGVSKKACKYFDQGRGSCPFGAKCLYLHAFPDGSRAEADKPRKQLGSEGNVRFMNNVRLWDFIEEREQRPRPPAPDDDMAELRELFMQMSAPGNDGPETPPEPPRQ, from the exons GTACTTTCTGCATGGCGTGTGCCGGGAGGGCAGCCGCTGCATGTTCTCTCACGACCCGTCCAGCAGCAAACCCTCCACCATCTGCAAGTTCTACCAGAGAGGAGTCTGCGCCTACGGGGAGCGATGCAG ATACGACCACATCAAGCCGTCCTACAGGGGAGGAGGCGGAGCGTCAGACGGCAAGGTCGGCCCCGGAGGCGGAGCTCCGCTCAGAAAACCCACGAGAGACGCCCAAG GACCTCTGGACGGTGTTTTTGGGGGTCCTCCGCCTCTAGGCCCGGGTCCCGAGGCGTCGACGGCGTCTCCCCACTCCTACGTGGACGCCATCCGAACGGGCCTGGAAGCGTCTGCGCCCGAACAAG cccctccccagatggGCGGAGCCTACCGAGATTTTACCCAGCTGTGCCCGTACGCTGCCGCCACTGGCAGATGCTTCTACGAGGGCGACTGCCCGTACCTCCACGGGGATCGCTGCGAAGTGTGCCGGCTGCCTGTGCTACACCCGCACGACGCCGAGCAGAGGCGGGCCCACGAAAAG ATGTGTATGCTGGCCTTCgagagagacatggaaaaaGCCTTTGCTGCGCAGCTCAGCCAAGACAAG GTGTGCTCCATTTGCATGGAGGTGGTGGTTCAGAAGGCAGTCCCGTCGGAGCGCCGCTTTGGAATTTTGTCGGCGTGCTGCCACGTCTTCTGCCTGGCCTGCATCAGGCAGTGGCGATGCACGCGCAACTTCAGCAACAAGATCATCAA GTCATGTCCCGAGTGCCGTGTGGTGTCAGAGTTCGTCATCCCGTCGGTGTACTGGGTGGAGGAGCAGGAGGACAAAGATAACCTGATCGAACTCTTCAAATCCGGAGTCAG CAAGAAGGCGTGCAAGTACTTCGACCAGGGCCGCGGCTCGTGCCCCTTTGGAGCCAAGTGTCTCTACCTCCACGCCTTCCCGGACGGTAGCCGGGCGGAGGCAGACAAGCCGCGCAAGCAGCTGGGCTCGGAGGGCAACGTCCGG TTCATGAACAACGTGCGTTTGTGGGACTTCATCGAAGAGCGCGAGCAGCGCCCTCGGCCGCCGGCGCCGGACGACGACATGGCCGAGCTGCGCGAGCTCTTCATGCAGATGTCGGCGCCGGGAAACGATGGGCCCGAGACGCCGCCGGAACCGCCTAGGCAGTAG
- the mkrn2 gene encoding E3 ubiquitin-protein ligase makorin-2 isoform X1 produces the protein MSTKQVTCRYFLHGVCREGSRCMFSHDPSSSKPSTICKFYQRGVCAYGERCRYDHIKPSYRGGGGASDGKVGPGGGAPLRKPTRDAQGRGGDEQAGRSAGGESFTLHVPPAGPLDGVFGGPPPLGPGPEASTASPHSYVDAIRTGLEASAPEQAPPQMGGAYRDFTQLCPYAAATGRCFYEGDCPYLHGDRCEVCRLPVLHPHDAEQRRAHEKMCMLAFERDMEKAFAAQLSQDKVCSICMEVVVQKAVPSERRFGILSACCHVFCLACIRQWRCTRNFSNKIIKSCPECRVVSEFVIPSVYWVEEQEDKDNLIELFKSGVSKKACKYFDQGRGSCPFGAKCLYLHAFPDGSRAEADKPRKQLGSEGNVRFMNNVRLWDFIEEREQRPRPPAPDDDMAELRELFMQMSAPGNDGPETPPEPPRQ, from the exons GTACTTTCTGCATGGCGTGTGCCGGGAGGGCAGCCGCTGCATGTTCTCTCACGACCCGTCCAGCAGCAAACCCTCCACCATCTGCAAGTTCTACCAGAGAGGAGTCTGCGCCTACGGGGAGCGATGCAG ATACGACCACATCAAGCCGTCCTACAGGGGAGGAGGCGGAGCGTCAGACGGCAAGGTCGGCCCCGGAGGCGGAGCTCCGCTCAGAAAACCCACGAGAGACGCCCAAGGTCGAGGGGGCGATGAGCAAGCGGGAAGAAGCGCGGGAGGCGAGTCGTTCACGTTACATGTGCCCCCGGCAGGACCTCTGGACGGTGTTTTTGGGGGTCCTCCGCCTCTAGGCCCGGGTCCCGAGGCGTCGACGGCGTCTCCCCACTCCTACGTGGACGCCATCCGAACGGGCCTGGAAGCGTCTGCGCCCGAACAAG cccctccccagatggGCGGAGCCTACCGAGATTTTACCCAGCTGTGCCCGTACGCTGCCGCCACTGGCAGATGCTTCTACGAGGGCGACTGCCCGTACCTCCACGGGGATCGCTGCGAAGTGTGCCGGCTGCCTGTGCTACACCCGCACGACGCCGAGCAGAGGCGGGCCCACGAAAAG ATGTGTATGCTGGCCTTCgagagagacatggaaaaaGCCTTTGCTGCGCAGCTCAGCCAAGACAAG GTGTGCTCCATTTGCATGGAGGTGGTGGTTCAGAAGGCAGTCCCGTCGGAGCGCCGCTTTGGAATTTTGTCGGCGTGCTGCCACGTCTTCTGCCTGGCCTGCATCAGGCAGTGGCGATGCACGCGCAACTTCAGCAACAAGATCATCAA GTCATGTCCCGAGTGCCGTGTGGTGTCAGAGTTCGTCATCCCGTCGGTGTACTGGGTGGAGGAGCAGGAGGACAAAGATAACCTGATCGAACTCTTCAAATCCGGAGTCAG CAAGAAGGCGTGCAAGTACTTCGACCAGGGCCGCGGCTCGTGCCCCTTTGGAGCCAAGTGTCTCTACCTCCACGCCTTCCCGGACGGTAGCCGGGCGGAGGCAGACAAGCCGCGCAAGCAGCTGGGCTCGGAGGGCAACGTCCGG TTCATGAACAACGTGCGTTTGTGGGACTTCATCGAAGAGCGCGAGCAGCGCCCTCGGCCGCCGGCGCCGGACGACGACATGGCCGAGCTGCGCGAGCTCTTCATGCAGATGTCGGCGCCGGGAAACGATGGGCCCGAGACGCCGCCGGAACCGCCTAGGCAGTAG